GAAACTACAGAAgtaagttaacattttaattatgacaaTTGTTAAGATTTTCTGATTATTTCTCTGAGATTTGTAGAACGTTAGTGTCAAGgatgtcaaattttaaattaattcctaacccttttgtttatatggtattatttttcaacCCTAGATAGTTAtcagtgttattttttttatacttggtTGATGATGTtgtaatcccggccgatatcggccacggcgactgtcttcagctccggttttgacgttggtgtgctcgcatgtggcttatgtagccaattttgtttgcgaaAATCCTCGCACATTGCGGACATGAGAGCACACCGTTCACGTAATTATAGCTGATAGCCGCAGGTGGTCGGGCTTTCAGCTCGTCGCGTCTGGCATCTAGCTCAAGGAGCCGGTTATCATTATGTTGATTAGATTAGCATCTTTTTTCAGTTCGATTCTTGTGTCCCTGACTTTAAACAATTACAAACATCAATATTGTAGaagtgatatttaatttatattatgtatgtaacCAGTGTGAGCCTCTCCACGGGTGGGGGTTCCGTCGGGGTGGATACCAGTGCAGGTGCCGGCCTGGTTACCGACTGCCAAGTATTGTGCGTCGCCCCTACCTCGGCGAGTTAATCGAGCGAGCCACCTCTGATCAATACTACAATAACTTCGACTGCAAAGAAATTGGATGTAAgttaatttctttgaatttgtgaactatattcattaattatttctttggtttctaatttaactttaaaaatttagaacTAATTTCTTAGCGTCTTATTGCTTAGAACTTCAACTACGCctagtttttctattttcttggTTAGGCTATATTATAGTGAAGTGTTTTACATTCCTGGTCAGACTATAATTAGgaattatctaatatataaaattctcgtgtcacggggttcgaacttgaactcctccgaaacggcttgaccgattctcatgaaattgtgtgagcatattcagtaggtctgagaatcggccaacatctatttttcatgccCCCCCctccatttagttttttttaactgcgcgcggacggagtcgcgggcgatagctagtactatataatattattatattttcttactttGTAGGGGTACAAAAGCTCCCTGTAAAGTGGGAAAAAGCTCATCCATTTATCCGAGCGCTGTACGCGGACCGTTACTATGAGTACGTGAATGCGAGCAGCGGCGCGGACGCATTGCATACGGAGAGGATCAATATCTTTGAAGTGCTCAATTTTATTAGAGGAGTGCAGCCACATAATTGTTCCAAGTAAGTgctgtattataattaaaacaaagctcAGCAGTCAGATTGAGATTTAATACCGTACTTATATGAGTACTTATGtcctaaaattaatatcttaaagattttacgtttatatttttaaatactagtagtagtagtaggggctcagttctccgcaactccacgacaagcgcgtattttgcgtgaaggCAGGCTGTGGGTTACTCCAGCCAGCCCAGCTCGCCAAAGAACCCCagctttttaaatactaaaaaaaaacactaaagtTTATGGGCAAagctgaaaataaaatcatcggttattgttttgttgtcattatttttttcatttttcaacaacagtggtagatgccagcaacatcagttgcacaaATTGTCCGGCTCGCTCTGTGAAATACCACGTCCACACAAGACAGgcctcaagtggaagtaattccaagaaCAGTCTGATGAGGtccggaggtctaattttactCCTCTTTCcgttcccacccttttctgataagaaaaggatggaaaggggaggtggatttgatggatgaggagatgcataggaaggttaaatattctctttttgtgcgtctcctccttcgtcgattgagggtaggcaacgcatctgtaattgcgaatgtttatgtgcagcggtcgcttcgccattttggcgaattcatgtggccgcttgctcgtttaccaccttgtaatataaaaaaaaattgttgtaaaaatatgattgTTTGTTTCAGATACAAACCAACAGACTTGTTCCTGAATGGTGATATAGCTTTTGGCGCACCGGAGCAGTTCGAGAACCAGGCCAAGATGGCCGTACGTCTAGCTAACTTTATAAGCGCTTTCTTACAGGTTTGTAGATTagtatatcaataaattttacatatagttGTATAAAGCTATTACAGAATTACAGGAAATGTAGACTACAATTTATGACCAAGTGGtggatcatcatcatcatcatcatcagctcactatacgtctccattgaggggctcggagtctactccaagttaggggtgactaggacatagtcaacgcTGACCAAGTGcaggttgacttcatacatatctttgaatttcttctcagatatgtgcagcatcacgatattttccttcaccgtaagaacatcggataaatgtatatatgtaaatcgaaaatagaagaacacattggtacatggcaggattcgaacacaggacctacagattgcaagtcaagtacttaacccctgagccatcaacgctcaatttaaattaattagattgGAGCtaaaatacattgaaatatcaaatattatgtAGCAGCAGTAAGGAGAGAGAAAGAGAGACATTTACACTCATGGTCTTTTCTTTTTTGGGTAGttttcttacaattttttatacttaatgttgtaatttaatttgactattTCTACAGGTGTCGGACCCTTATGAAGTGTTCAGTGGGACTCGTGTAGCGGATAGACCCTTGACTGAAGACCAGATGATAGGCGAGACCTTAGCTATCATCCTTGGCGACTCCAAGATCTGGTCTGCAGGtaaataatactattttaaatttaaactaattctaagtttatgaaaaaaaatataatctacattaaattctcttgataatgaacatatttatttacataagagTTAATAcagaactcgaataatagcgttggaaatagggcatgaatttaattgatgtttctgaagaaaaaattggttattgtgagaaaactataaaagatagatatatgctatcgcgaacttttatttagcacatttaaagagctacaattcgtccatacattatttttatgtaggtcctatagtttagtctacataagcgctgaaagcaaaaatgttcctaattttcgcaacaaattttgaagctatatttaaaatctataagtcctctagttatttaaaaaaaaaaatgggacctatctgcaagcacttcctttcaattaaaatattttttatcaaaatcggaccaccaggggcggagtttcgcactaacacacataaaataaatacagttgaattgataacctccttcttgaAGTTGGCTAAAAATGGAATTTTCGTATTATTTGTATGGAAAATAatgctaaattttaataacatatctGCAGGTACTTACTGGGATAGAAACAAGTTTACGAATAGAACTTACTTTGCACCTTTCGCCTACAAAACTGAGCTCAACACAAGGAAGTACAAGTTGGAGGATTTAGCGAGGTTGAATAAGACTGGTCAGTGATTACATACATttctttactaattttaaatctataatttattaactattaatatttaatactagcttttgcacTCGACTCTGTCCtcacgaaataaaaaataataattaataacctaTGTCTTCATCCAGGCAATGCCTATTGGGGATACCCAAACTATTTTAGACAAGTGaccccccttttccaaaataaacctttacctacctacttttaagatcaattttttttttattctgattTAGGTCAacagaagaagacagagtcaGAATTAGAAAtactttaagttcgatatcgtatatatttttttattccgcgcggacagagtcgcgggttaaagctagtttataatattagtaagataacataatggttaattttttaattttcattaattcacAGAGGATGTTTACACGAATAAGCAATGGTTTCAATTCTTGAAACAAAGATGGTCGACAAACTTTGATAATTTGGAGAAATTCTTCCTCAAAATGAAGTTAAGAGACGATGAACTTGGAGTGCATTTGCGACAATATGAGAAATATCCTACATTTTATAGAGCAGCTAATATAAAGCACGGTCACTGGACTCAACCTTATTATGACTGCGATGGACCTTTAAAGCAATGGGTTGTGACATACGCCTCACCATTCTTCGGATGGGATAATGTTAAAGTCAAATTGGAATTCAAGTAAgtattttctttcaatattacaaggtggcaaatgagcaatcAGCCACATGagttcgccgaaatggcgaagcgtccgctgcccatagacattcgtaattgcagatgcgttgcctaccttcaatCCACGAAGGAGAAgatgcacaaaaagagaataacCTTCCtgtcctcctccatcaaatccaccttccctttccatcctttccttataagaaaagggtgggaagggaaagagaactaaaattaggcctccgggaccacactcatcagactgtacttggaattacttccacttcacgcctgtcttctgtgaggtggTAATTCACTGAGCGAGGGCAATTCCTGCAActgttgttgctgacgtctaccactgttattaACCTATTTGTTCAGTTTACagtaattgtattgtttattttgacaatTACAGATATTGATTTGAAGTATTTGATTTGCtagaaaatgtattatttcttgatttttattgaatttatattgcgacttaaataaaaaaaaaaagtaatttttatttcggaCAAGTTATATCCATATAGTGTTactgcaaaaaaataatatatattacaaatatgttagtaaaataagataaaaccggtcatacaaaattattgttcGATATGTATCTACAAACAATTCCTAGTAACAGCGGAGAGTCAAATCTCCATACTATGGTGCTCAGGTTGGAGTTGGAGCTAGCTCTCAGTCTGCAAAGCAACGAAGCAGACTTTTTTCTAATGATGGCATTGCATCCATCAACTGACTGCGAGCACTTAATTTGATGTTATTCTTTcggaagatattaaaaattgttgtattttCCAGGGGTGTGGTCGCTGTGACAATGTCTCTGATGGCGCTGGACATCAACCAGTGCCCGGACAAGTACTATGTGCCTAATGCATTCAAAGGTACTGATAAGTGCGACAGGAAATCTTCTTATGTAAGTACTTAGGaatatattatgatttaaaatctGCTGAAAAAATGCATGTTTTTCTGTAGGTATGTCCGGAATGgccgatcttgatgaaatttgtcacatatatagaacatagtctggaagaatacataggctacttctctagtctatatatataaaagaaagtcgtgttagttacactatttataactcaagaacggctgaatcgatttgactgaaaatttgtgggcaggtagcttagaaccaggaaacggacataggataatttttaccccgttttctattttttattcgcgcggacggagtcgcgggtaaaagctagtttttaataatatatacctcgaaaagctattttttgttacaaatgctagctttactttttttagttatttctaaTAACTAGGGAAAACAGAAAAGAATACCCGTTATTTCATGTACCATCAAAATGACATTAAGAACATGAATCCACGGAACTCCAGTCAAAATTTAGTattgtttctaatttattgtaactaaTTTTTCAGTGTGTTCCTATCCTGGGTCGTGGGTTCGAAGCTGGTGGTTACAAATGTGAATGCTTACAAGGATATGAATATCCATTTGAAGATCTCACAACTTACTACGATGGACAAATAGTGGAGGCGGAATTCCAGAATATAATATCGGATAAAGAGACTCGTATAGATATGTTTAAATGCAGATTAGCCGGAGCAGCTGCTATACAAAgtagttttgttataattatagcTGTGATGGCGCTAGTGTTCAAGATCAGATAATACCAGTGTTGCCAGTGTCTTTTTGGTAAATTTAACCAaagagattttaataattgaactgaaatatacatttttttgttctgATATCTTTAATATCATATGAAAGATATGTAAGGtacatttgtatgtatgttacaTATATACTCTATACATCTCTTTGATTGTATAAacttttgtcaaaaaaaaatactagttaCTAGTTTAAAgctcaaaatgtaattttacgaTATTGATTGCAATAAATTCACTTTCAAATGATTGAATAccttaaaaaattagaaattaaggACTATAGGTTATGTGAAGtgacacaaaaatatttttaatctatatacattccgttttttttaaacttagttCATTTACTTTATAGAATTATATACCAAGACATatgcaagataaaaaaaaaactataaagtatttagaaaagagaaattttaGTTATAACATACATTAGAAGTAGGAATTATCATTTATCAACAAAATCCTTTTAAACACGAATTAttcactttataataaatgctaagttttttttgtattgtattggcAGTGGAAACCGACTGTTACAATAATCAATCCATGTTTCATtacgtttttactttttttttacgtaattatcaattttgtaaatataagatttatttcctttatataattcattaagtttaaataaatagacaaaCTTCAGTGAAAATTAAGGCATCTATCCGAATAGTCaatcattaatataaattacttttatttttttgactgTGTTAATGCATTTTTGaatctcttttttttacaaataggtTATAATtctttctatataaatatagctttCTTTTgtgtttatgttaaattttacagCGGCGATAAATCTAAGATGTTGTAAAAACTTTCAACTCACttctaacaatttaaatattgtttataaataagttgagattttaaattcactctttacattatttacagttcaaaattatgtataatttttttttatttgtttatgttttaaccTCACATAAgatctgatgatgatgaacttGCTTtagattacttaaaaaaaaccattttgatattattttaactaatatttctGATATTTATATAAGGTATTATAtgacattaattaatattaatgatataATTGTGTACATAAGCAATACATATCAAATGTACGCGCAGCGTTTTCATATCGAAAAAgtgcaaatttattaaaattacatttactttgttagtttgttttttaaagttagaagttatttttacagcaaagaaatgaaatgtttttctttttgttttgagAATTATTACGTCACTTAGTAATATACAGTGGGGTTTCTTAACCGTTTACTTGTAAAATAAGTGTGAACATggcattatattatttgtaatccttttatttttcatgttaagttaatttttaactccaatagtaaatattacttatataaaagacTTAAGTACCGTCCATTTTTAGtgccttttatatttttgtgtatgaataaagtttttttttatgtatattgacTTCTTATTTCATCCAGTATTGTATGCTGCTTCGCCACTGAAaagagtacattttttttattgaaaagcAATATAGATATAACACCTTATTGGATTTCATATAGTTCAGTTTCATCATAGTTTTCTACATGAGAGTAGActatttaatagtattttgatcaatttattaatctattattttgatcttattaatatttatacattacatCTTACCTATAGTTTTGGATGACAACAGCGCGAAGATATAGTAGTCCTCCTACCAACCCGAAGTATAAGATTATATAAAGCAGCATGTAAATTATAACCAGTATACGAAGTAAACCCATTTTGTTTAGATACT
Above is a genomic segment from Papilio machaon chromosome 9, ilPapMach1.1, whole genome shotgun sequence containing:
- the LOC106711699 gene encoding uncharacterized protein LOC106711699; translation: MEIVNSLLLAISLCVLLWGVAGQYEWQLRDAVDEIREKIDKVTADNCYITHLDDLYLPENSVSHHPDVKEININPVFPNRTAMLHLHNMAMNRAFFWSYILQSRFIRPAINDTYDPGMMYYFLSSVADVAANPYINASSIYFSPNTSYTSSYRGFFNKTLPRFAPRAFRADDFNDPVHLQKISTLNTFHVLDLGAFEPDSLSKDYSSDYYRTNEWYFKWLPDKVDKRHDTKTTYQVEIRYANNTNETFTFHGPPGNDEIQGPVNWTRPYFDCGRLNKWLVGAVSPVADIYPRHTQFRHIEFPTYTAAVVMEMDFDRIDINQCNVSLGNDRPNRFAGTARCKLETTECEPLHGWGFRRGGYQCRCRPGYRLPSIVRRPYLGELIERATSDQYYNNFDCKEIGWVQKLPVKWEKAHPFIRALYADRYYEYVNASSGADALHTERINIFEVLNFIRGVQPHNCSKYKPTDLFLNGDIAFGAPEQFENQAKMAVRLANFISAFLQVSDPYEVFSGTRVADRPLTEDQMIGETLAIILGDSKIWSAGTYWDRNKFTNRTYFAPFAYKTELNTRKYKLEDLARLNKTEDVYTNKQWFQFLKQRWSTNFDNLEKFFLKMKLRDDELGVHLRQYEKYPTFYRAANIKHGHWTQPYYDCDGPLKQWVVTYASPFFGWDNVKVKLEFKGVVAVTMSLMALDINQCPDKYYVPNAFKGTDKCDRKSSYCVPILGRGFEAGGYKCECLQGYEYPFEDLTTYYDGQIVEAEFQNIISDKETRIDMFKCRLAGAAAIQSSFVIIIAVMALVFKIR